A genome region from Coffea arabica cultivar ET-39 chromosome 7e, Coffea Arabica ET-39 HiFi, whole genome shotgun sequence includes the following:
- the LOC140011347 gene encoding uncharacterized mitochondrial protein AtMg00810-like — protein sequence MLLALAAQKGWLIHQLDVKSAFLNGYLEEEIFVEQPKGFAVQEKENKVYHLKKALYGLKQAPRSWYSRIDAHLMNLGFEKSLSEFTLYIKKVDGEIVVISLYVDDLLVTGSSKELIDKFKKEMEDVFEMTDIGMMSFFLGMEIQQKQNEVFLCQQKYAKEVLKNFNMEGCKSTATPMNQKEKFCKEDGAEKVDEEPYRSLIGCLMYLTTTRPDIMQAVSLLSRYMHCASEIHFQAAKRILRYVKDTVDYGIRFSQVKDFNFHGFSDSDWARCADDMRSTSGYCFTFGSGIFSWCSKKQDVIAQSTAEAEYVAAAAAVNQSLWIRKLMTNLHMKQEIALRYLLTTRLQFLFPII from the coding sequence ATGTTGTTGGCTCTAGCTGCACAAAAAGGCTGGCTTATACATCAATTAGATGTTAAGTCGGCTTTTTTAAATGGATACCTGGAGGAAGAAATCTTTGTGGAGCAACCCAAAGGATTTGCtgttcaagaaaaagaaaataaggtgTATCATCTAAAAAAGGCAttgtatggtttaaaacaggcgcCGAGGTCTTGGTACAGCAGAATTGATGCACACTTGATGAACTTAGGCTTTGAAAAAAGTCTGAGTGAATTTACCTTATATATCAAAAAGGTTGATGGTGAAATAGTTGTGATATCTTTATATGTTGATGACCTTCTTGTTACAGGAAGCAGCAAGGagttgattgataagttcaaaaaGGAGATGGAAGATGTCTTTGAAATGACTGATATTGGTATGATGTCATTCTTTCTTGGTATGGAGATACAACAGAAGCAAAATGAAGTGTTTCTATGCCAGCAAAAGTATGCAAAGGAGGTCCTGAAAAATTTTAATATGGAAGGGTGCAAATCAACTGCGACTCCAATGAATCAAAAGGAGAAGTTTTGCAAAGAAGATGGAGCTGAAAAAGTTGATGAAGAGCCGTATAGAAGCTTAATAGGCTGTCTAATGTATTTGACTACAACCAGGCCAGATATCATGCAGGCAGTGAGTCTGTTATCAAGATACATGCACTGTGCTAGTGAAATTCATTTTCAAGCAGCAAAAAGGATTTTGAGATACGTTAAAGATACTGTTGATTATGGAATAAGGTTCAGTCAAGTTAaagatttcaattttcatgGTTTTTCTGATAGTGATTGGGCTAGATGTGCTGATGATATGAGAAGCACCTCAGGTTACTGTTTTACTTTTGGGTCTGGAATCTTTTCATGGTGTTCAAAGAAGCAGGATGTCATAGCTCAATCCACTGCAGAAGCAGAATATGTAGCTGCCGCTGCAGCTGTGAATCAATCACTTTGGATAAGAAAACTCATGACTAATCTACACATGAAACAGGAGATTGCACTCAGATATTTATTGACAACGAGGCTGCAATTTCTATTTCCAATAATCTAG